One window from the genome of Eleginops maclovinus isolate JMC-PN-2008 ecotype Puerto Natales chromosome 15, JC_Emac_rtc_rv5, whole genome shotgun sequence encodes:
- the sod2 gene encoding superoxide dismutase [Mn], mitochondrial — translation MLCRVGQIRRCAASLSQTLNLVAASRQKHTLPDLTYDYGALEPHINAEIMQLHHSKHHATYVSNLNVTEEKYQEALAKGDVTAQVALQPALKFNGGGHINHSIFWTNLSPNGGGEPQGELMEAIKRDFGSFQKMKERMSAATVAVQGSGWGWLGLDKESGGLRIAACANQDPLHGTTGLIPLLGIDVWEHAYYLQYKNVRPDYVKAIWNVINWENVSERLQIAKK, via the exons ATGCTGTGCAGAGTTGGCCAGATACGCAG GTGTGCAGCCAGCCTCAGCCAAACTTTAAACCTGGTGGCTGCATCGAGGCAGAAGCACACTCTCCCTGACCTGACCTACGACTATGGAGCCCTGGAGCCCCACATCAACGCAGAGATTATGCAGCTGCACCACAGCAAGCACCATGCCACATATGTCAGCAACCTCAATGTTACAGAGGAGAAATATCAGGAGGCACTAGCAAAGG GAGATGTGACGGCACAGGTGGCCCTCCAGCCCGCTCTGAAGTTTAACGGAGGAGGCCACATTAACCACTCTATCTTCTGGACTAACCTCTCACCTAATGGTGGAGGAGAGCCACAGG GGGAGCTGATGGAGGCCATTAAGCGGGACTTTGGCTCCTTCCagaagatgaaggagaggaTGTCTGCGGCTACAGTGGCCGTGCAGGGATCGGGCTGGGGTTGGCTGGGTCTTGACAAGGAGAGTGGAGGTCTCCGTATCGCTGCCTGTGCTAACCAGGATCCCCTGCATGGAACTACAG GTCTCATCCCCCTGCTGGGTATCGATGTTTGGGAGCACGCCTACTACCTTCAGTACAAAAACGTGCGGCCGGATTATGTGAAGGCTATCTGGAATGTCATTAACTGGGAAAATGTGAGCGAGCGTCTTCAGATTGCCAAAAAGTAG